A single genomic interval of Camelina sativa cultivar DH55 chromosome 11, Cs, whole genome shotgun sequence harbors:
- the LOC104726436 gene encoding zinc finger CCCH domain-containing protein 66-like, with product MGDDELSHLKFSLLLESSACNDLSGFKSLVEEEGLENIDRSGLWYGRRLGSKKMGFEERTPLMIAALFGSKDIVDYIISTGLVDVNRSCGSDGATALHCAISGLSANSLEVVTLLLKGSADPDSCDAYGNKPGDVIFPCLSPVFGARKKVLERLLKGNDDLNVQEEGEREVEAEVEVEVSVSVSPPPGSERKEYPVDPTLPDIKNGIYGTDEFRMYAFKIKPCSRAYSHDWTECPFVHPGENARRRDPRKYHYSCVPCPEFRKGSCSRGDTCEYAHGIFECWLHPAQYRTRLCKDETNCSRRVCFFAHKPEELRPLYPSTGSGVPSPRSSFSSCNSSSAYDMAPISPLPLGASATPPLSPNGVSSPMGGGKTWMNWPTITPPALQLPGSRLKSALNAREIDFSEEIQSLSSPNRWNNNTPMSVASSPFSGKGMNMLAGGAMSPVNSLTDMFGTEDNNTSGLQIRRSIINPQLHPNSLSSSPVGANSLFSMDSSTVMASRAAEFAKQRSQSFTERNNGLNHHPAISSMTSTCLNDWASLDGKLDWSVQGDELQKLRNSTSFRLRAGGMEPRLPNEGTGLEEPDVSWVEPLVKEPQETRLAPVWMEQSYMETEQTVA from the coding sequence atGGGAGATGATGAGCTGTCTCACCTCaaattctctcttttgcttGAATCATCAGCCTGCAATGATCTCTCCGGTTTTAAGTCTctagttgaagaagaaggtctCGAGAATATTGATCGGTCTGGTTTATGGTATGGGAGGAGGTTAGGATCAAAGAAGATGGGTTTTGAGGAGAGGACACCTCTTATGATCGCTGCATTGTTTGGAAGCAAAGATATTGTTGATTATATCATTAGTACTGGTCTTGTTGATGTGAACCGCTCCTGTGGCTCTGATGGTGCCACGGCCCTTCACTGCGCTATCTCTGGCTTGTCTGCGAATAGTCTTGAGGTCGTTACTCTTCTTCTGAAGGGTTCAGCGGATCCGGATTCTTGTGATGCTTATGGTAACAAGCCTGGAGACGTTATTTTTCCTTGTTTGAGTCCTGTTTTTGGCGCTAGGAAAAAGGTTTTGGAGCGTTTGTTAAAAGGGAACGATGATTTGAATGTGCAAGAAGAAGGGGAGAGAGAGGTTGAGgctgaggttgaggttgaggtttcagtttcagtttcgCCTCCTCCGGGGTCTGAGAGGAAGGAGTATCCGGTTGATCCCACGCTTCCTGATATCAAAAACGGTATCTACGGGACAGATGAGTTCCGGATGTATGCTTTCAAGATCAAGCCGTGCTCTAGAGCGTACTCTCACGACTGGACAGAATGCCCTTTTGTCCATCCAGGTGAGAACGCAAGGAGGCGTGATCCGAGGAAGTACCATTACAGCTGTGTCCCATGTCCTGAGTTCCGGAAAGGGTCTTGTTCCAGAGGTGATACTTGCGAGTATGCTCACGGTATCTTTGAGTGCTGGCTTCACCCTGCTCAGTACCGGACCCGTCTCTGCAAGGATGAGACAAATTGCTCAAGAagagtttgtttctttgctcacAAACCCGAAGAGCTGCGTCCTTTGTACCCTTCAACTGGATCAGGTGTTCCTTCCCCACGGTCTTCCTTTTCATCTTGCAATTCGTCTTCTGCTTACGACATGGCACCGATCAGCCCTCTTCCTCTAGGTGCATCAGCTACACCTCCTTTGAGTCCTAACGGCGTATCCTCTCCTATGGGTGGTGGGAAAACGTGGATGAACTGGCCTACCATTACCCCTCCTGCATTGCAGCTCCCAGGAAGTAGATTGAAATCTGCGTTGAACGCAAGAGAAATCGATTTCTCTGAAGAGATTCAAAGTCTTTCTTCTCCAAATAGATGGAACAACAACACACCCATGTCAGTTGCTTCATCTCCGTTCTCTGGTAAAGGAATGAACATGCTTGCGGGAGGAGCAATGAGCCCTGTGAATAGCCTAACTGATATGTTTGGGACGGAAGATAATAATACATCGGGTTTGCAGATCCGACGCAGCATTATTAACCCGCAGCTGCATCCCAACAGTCTATCTTCATCACCTGTGGGAGCCAATTCTCTGTTTTCCATGGATTCCTCCACAGTAATGGCTTCAAGAGCGGCTGAATTTGCTAAACAGCGAAGCCAAAGCTTCACAGAACGCAACAATGGACTGAATCACCATCCTGCAATCTCTTCCATGACTTCAACTTGTCTAAACGACTGGGCCTCATTGGACGGGAAACTTGACTGGAGTGTCCAAGGAGACGAGCTACAAAAGCTTAGAAATTCCACTTCTTTCCGTCTCAGAGCTGGTGGCATGGAACCAAGACTGCCTAACGAAGGGACCGGGCTCGAAGAACCAGATGTCTCTTGGGTTGAGCCGCTGGTGAAAGAGCCACAGGAGACAAGACTAGCTCCGGTTTGGATGGAGCAATCGTACATGGAGACAGAACAGACTGTGGCTTGA